The segment GTTTTAATTAAGTTTTCAATTTTCAGCATTGGGTTAGTTGTTTAACGTTACATTATCACCATTATCATTGATTAGGATAAGGTTGTCGAAACAAAAACGAGTAGGCATATAAATGTCAGATGTTTCACTATCTTTTTTACTGGTATTGATTCTAAACTCTAAACCGTGTACCAATCCAAAAGTTGACAATTCAATATTTTCCCAAACACTTTGTGATGTAATGGTCGTAGCTGTAGCACTAATAAGTCGAATAGAGACAAACTCTTCTGTAACTGTTCCATCCTCATTTACTGCTCTTATTTCAACATCATAATAATCTCCAGAACCGAATTTCAATAAAAGATCATCTTCAGTGGGTTCTTCTGGATCATAATCACCATTAGCAGAGTTCACTACTAAAGGAGAGTTGGCAATGCTTACTCCTAAAGGGCTATAAGCCGCATCAAACTTTAATGTTATTTTCCCTTGAGTATCCGATCTTGCTAAACCGTATGTATTGATCTTATTTGTCAGTAGATAAGCACCATATTTCTCGTATGACTCAGACTCTTCATCAATAATATTTGAATAGCCAAAATCATAAAAATCGTCTGATTCGGTTGGAGAAGTATTTTGGAAAGTGATATTACCCGTTGTAAAAGTACTCTGGGTTCCACTAGTGCCGTCTCCTACCCAATAAGTATTTTCTTCTAGGGTTAGATCTTCAAAAGTAGCGACTCTTTCTACTACGTATACCGTAATTTCAGCACTTGCATCATAACTTTCATTTGAAGCCGAAAACTTAGCAGTTCTAGCTCCTTCTGTGGCATAGGATACAGGTTCAGTACTCAGTTGATTAGAGATTACCTCACCATTTACTTCCCATTTATAAGTATCTGGGTTGGCTCCTCTTTCTCTAGCTTCAAAAACAAACTCCTGATCTTTCAAGATTAATGCTTGAGCTGTAGTTGGGTTAACCACTGGAGATACAATGGCAACTTCTAACCTTGGTGCCTGTATTGCTTCCGTTGAGCAAGCACTAATAACAAATGGTAGAATAAATAATATGTATTTACAGTATTTCATAGATACTATGATGTCTTTTTAATGTAAGATGGTAAAGGGATTTCTTTTAAAAAAGAGTAATCTCCTTTTTCGAAATTTATTGCACAAAAATAATGTTGCATACCATTAGTGATACCAATGTAAGGTGCTTTGATTGTAGCATTATATCTAGCTACTTGTTCAAAAGTAGTATTACTAAGTTTTACAGAAGGGGCTTTACATTCAATCAGTAAAAAAGGACTTCCTCCTCTATCAAATAGTAAAAGGTCTGATCTTTTGGCTTGTTTATTTACTTTCAAACCATTTTCTATACCTACTAAACCCTTTGATACTCCCATACTAAACAACATTTGCAAGAATTGCTGTCTTACCCACTCTTCTGGTGTGAGCATCAACATTTTTTTTCTGATCGGATCAAAAATATATTTTTTTCCATCTCTTTCTTCTATTCGAACCTTTGCCTTCGGTAAATTTAAATCTTGCATTATGTAAATTTAGAAAGAAAAAGATGATAATTTGAAAAGAAATTAATGTGATCACCGATTGAGTACAAATTCAACATATAGTACAGAAAATTCATTTTCTTCTTATACAGATAGTAGCCCTGAGGAAAAACAATATTATTATTCTTACAGTTACCTATATAACTGGATCAAGATAAAAGAGAATAATGATCTTGTATTTACGTTTGATGAAGATTCTTTGATGAAATTAACAACGATATTTTTCGAAGTAAAACTACCTAATACACATAGGAAATTTGAACGTAAACAAATCAAATCTTTGTCGGTTAAAAAGAAGAAATTGATCCTTCCATTATTGCTTGGAGGAATTGTTGCTCCTCTGTCAGTGATAGCTGCAGCGTCATATTCACTCTCGATGTTAACGGGACTATCACTTTTCTTGGGATCAGCTTTTCTTTTTTACTATGGTTACGTTGGAAATTATCAAATTGAAGTGAAATTTTTTAACGGAACACAGAATCAGTTTTTTGTTGATGGAAATGTTTCTGATTTACAGAAATTTATCGTTGATTGTCATCAGCAAATCTATAAGAGAAATGTATTTTGATAAAGATGCAGAGTAGATTATTTACAATTATTTGATGATAATTTTTATCAAATGTTTGGTAGATAAAATTTTATGCTATACTTTTGCATCGCATTTCGGGGAAACGCTCTCAGAAATTGTCCGATGGTGTAATTGGCAACACGTCTGATTTTGGTTCAGAAGAGTCCAGGTTCGAGACCTGGTCGGACAACATAAAAAAAACTTGAGACATTTTCCCGAAATAATGTCCGATGGTGTAATTGGCAACACGTCTGATTTTGGTTCAGAAGAGTCCAGGTTCGAGACCTGGTCGGACAACAAAAGCTTTACAGTTTTGCTCTGTAAAGCTTTTTTTTTGCTCGCTATTTTTATATTTGTAGAATAGAACGAATCAAAATTATCAACTAACATGTCAAGAAGAATAATAAAGGCATTACTTGCACTATCATTGTCTTTCGTTATGATGGGTGTTAATGCTCAAGAGACTGCAGGTTCAGGGACTCAAACGAGTTCAACAAAAAGTACAACACAACAAAGTACTCAAACAAGTACAACAACTGCTAAACCTAAGGTTCAAAAGCCAAAAGGACCTAAAGACGATACTCTAAAGTCAAAATATGAGTATATGTCCAAAAGAGGTGGTCGTTGGAAAGAATATAGAATGATCAAAGGTACTTGGTTAACTGAATATTGGAATGAAGTAGATGATACATTGTCTACTGCATATACAGATGCCATTGAAGCCCGTAAAGAAACTGCTCAAGCTCAGCAAGAGGTAAAAGAAATGGAATCTCGTTTAGCTGAAAAAGATAGATTGATCGAATTAGGTGATTATATCACACTGATAGGTCTTGACCTTGAGAAGTATTCTGTGCTTTATACCACTTTTGCAATCGTTGGTTTATTGATCTTAATCTTAATCGTAGGTTTAATTAAGTTCAACTCTAATAACCAAACAGTCATCTCGGTAAAGAAGGATCATGAATCTTTAGAAAAAGAATATGATGAATTTAGAACGAGAGCACAGGAAAGAGAAATGCAAGTTCGTAGAGAGCTTGTTACTGAAAGAAACAAAGCAGAGGAAATGCAAAAAGAGTTATCATCTTTAAGAAAAAGAGATAATAAACTTTCGTAGTTCCCTAAAAATATGATATTAGAAAGCTCACTTCTTCCCCAAAGTGAGCTTTTTTTTATTTATCATGGTTTGAAAGCAAAACTTTTTACAAATTTACATCTGTAAAATTTTTCAGTATCATTATATGCAACGTTACGTATTCTTTCTTTTTACAATATTCTTAACGATTTCAGGCTGTCAGGAAGAAGATGATAGTTTAGACGGATTAGTGGACGCAAGTTCACATGAAGGAGAATTTTACGAAAAACAAGTTAAGTTTCTGAATAAAGCCATCAGAAGTGATAAGAGAAATCCTCGACTTTATTACCTAAAAGGAAATGTGGAAATTAGTTTACATGCCTATGCTAGTGCATTGGAAAACGCAGAGCATGCGATAAAATTAGATTCAATAGAAGGACGGTACTATTTTCTAGAGGGACAAGCACACTATTACCTTAATAATTTCAGAAGAGCTTTATCGAGTGGTACGAAAGCTATAAAGCTGAAGTACAAGAATCCATCACTTAATATTTTAATGGCAGATGCTTATAATAATCTAGGTAAAGCAGATAGTGCATTACTTTTTATTGAAGAATCTGAAAAAGCAACTCCGAATAGTATTCCGTTACAAAAGGCAAAGGCAAAATCTTTCGAGTTGAAAGGAGATAAGATGAGTGCAATGGCTTTGTACAAAAAAATACTATCTGTAAAGCCAACAGATACTGTCGCTTATGCTCAATTGATTCATTATGAGGTAGAGCAAAAAAATGAGGAAGGAGCAAAATTATTGATTACTCAAGCAAATGAGA is part of the Flammeovirga agarivorans genome and harbors:
- a CDS encoding DUF4465 domain-containing protein, whose product is MKYCKYILFILPFVISACSTEAIQAPRLEVAIVSPVVNPTTAQALILKDQEFVFEARERGANPDTYKWEVNGEVISNQLSTEPVSYATEGARTAKFSASNESYDASAEITVYVVERVATFEDLTLEENTYWVGDGTSGTQSTFTTGNITFQNTSPTESDDFYDFGYSNIIDEESESYEKYGAYLLTNKINTYGLARSDTQGKITLKFDAAYSPLGVSIANSPLVVNSANGDYDPEEPTEDDLLLKFGSGDYYDVEIRAVNEDGTVTEEFVSIRLISATATTITSQSVWENIELSTFGLVHGLEFRINTSKKDSETSDIYMPTRFCFDNLILINDNGDNVTLNN
- a CDS encoding type I restriction enzyme HsdR N-terminal domain-containing protein; amino-acid sequence: MQDLNLPKAKVRIEERDGKKYIFDPIRKKMLMLTPEEWVRQQFLQMLFSMGVSKGLVGIENGLKVNKQAKRSDLLLFDRGGSPFLLIECKAPSVKLSNTTFEQVARYNATIKAPYIGITNGMQHYFCAINFEKGDYSFLKEIPLPSYIKKTS
- a CDS encoding tetratricopeptide repeat protein; protein product: MQRYVFFLFTIFLTISGCQEEDDSLDGLVDASSHEGEFYEKQVKFLNKAIRSDKRNPRLYYLKGNVEISLHAYASALENAEHAIKLDSIEGRYYFLEGQAHYYLNNFRRALSSGTKAIKLKYKNPSLNILMADAYNNLGKADSALLFIEESEKATPNSIPLQKAKAKSFELKGDKMSAMALYKKILSVKPTDTVAYAQLIHYEVEQKNEEGAKLLITQANENEVSSLDIQLYQGQLIMGESYFDSAEVIFENILTVNPSKWEASRQLGKLKRKKNLPLEAKKVLLEGLKHTPNAKQLWYELGLTEQYMLRDYGEARKDYEKALEIDPAYLDARRALNNLRAYLRKLYAPPVTTTEEQTEDTGENTSSEE